In one Gracilinanus agilis isolate LMUSP501 chromosome 6, AgileGrace, whole genome shotgun sequence genomic region, the following are encoded:
- the RFC1 gene encoding replication factor C subunit 1 isoform X2, translated as MDIRKFFGVVPSGKKHVNETVKKSENTKTVEGPSKTKKGTKEIKVKNSSKEDDVKQKRANKKKRIIYDSDSEPEETVQVKNVQNQSEKLLMSSKPQKIPRQDPVTYVSETDEEDEFIHKKSHKPKENGLSSSSHTGISNVKRESGKKPLIKNKPLSPIKLTPTSVLDYFGTGSVQRSGKKLVASKRREPSQNTNDSRLTDEAIAEQLQIEENSELERQLHEDEEFARTLAMLDEEPKNKKARRNSEEGETFSTDRITSSKSEKHKVKTSNLSYESKNYNLNKQTKSEDSRGSQPHSKSSPHKVPHKTEEEPSALKVSSKLALLKKREESSYKKGESTESGKKENEVVVKEEKKSPKKNIISPSKTESASPEDTEKKRTNYQAYRSYLNREGPKALGSKEIPKGAENCLEGLTFVITGVLESIERDEAKSLIERYGGKVTGNVSKKTSYLVMGRDSGQSKSDKALALGTKIIDEDGLLDLIRTLPGKKSKYEIAVEAEVKKEKSKLEKTPQKTDQGKRKTSPNKKDSESKRNKLTPQKVSSMNSFKTETSEFQKGLDFKQVAGEKNVLKPEKYVADQSKDKAEGLLWVDKYKPTSLKTIIGQQGDQSCANKLLRWLRNWPKNMSEDKKHVKVSKFGGKDDGSSFKAALLSGPPGVGKTTTASLVCEELGYSYVELNASDTRSKSSLKEIVAESLNNTSIKDFCSSAAHSGGTKHALIMDEVDGMAGTEDRGGIQELIGLIKHTKIPIICMCNDRNHPKIRSLVHYCFDLRFQRPRIEQIKGAMMSVAFKEGLKIPPPAMNEIILAANHDIRQVLHNLSMWCAENKALTYDQAKTDSSRAKKDIKLGPFDVARKVFAAGEETAHMSLVDKSDLFFHDYSIAPLFVQENYLHVKPAAAGGDMKKHLMLLSRAADSICDGDLVDRQIRSKQNWNLLPTQAIYSSVLPGELMRGYMTQFPSFPSWLGKFSSTGKHDRIVQELALHMSLETHSSKRTVNLDYLSHMRDALVLPLTMHGTEGVQNVVDLMDTYHLMREDFENIMEISIWGGKPSSFSKLDPKVKAAFTRGYNKEVHLTPYSIQVTKMSKQIGIPSLSSEYNDELNEDESQSDEKDQDGIETDAMIKKRTQSSKASKLEKETENKKAKGKSSKKTQVN; from the exons ATGAAGAAGATGAATTTATTCATAAGAAATCTCATAAGCCAAAAGAAAATGGATTATCTTCAAGTAGTCACACTGGAATATCAAATGTGAAGAGAGAGAGTGGGAAAAAACCTTTGATTAAGAATAAGCCATTATCGCCTATCAAACTTACACCCACATCAGTGCTTGATTACTTTGGAACTGGAAGTGTTCAAAGATCAGGGAAGAAGCTAGTTGCAAGCAAAAGAAGAGAA CCTTCACAAAATACAAATGATTCCAGATTAACTGATGAAGCTATTGCTGAGCAACTACAAATTGAAGAGAATTCAGAG cttgagaGGCAACTGCATGAGGATGAAGAATTTGCCAGAACATTGGCAATGTTGGATGAAGAACCCAAGAACAAAAAG GCCCGAAGGAAttcagaagagggagagacaTTTTCAACTGACCGAATTACTTCAAGCAAATCAGAAAAACATAAAG TAAAAACATCAAATTTATCATATGAGAGCAAGAACTACAATTTGAACAAGCAAACTAAAAGTGAAGATTCAAGAGGTTCTCAACCACATTCAAAGTCATCACCTCATAAAGTACCTCACAAAACAGAGGAAGAACCCTCAGCGTTGAAAGTTAGCTCTAAGCTGGCACtcttgaaaaaaagagaagagagtagtTACAAAAAAGGGGAATCCACAgagtcaggaaaaaaagaaaatgaagttgtagttaaagaagagaaaaaatctcctaagaaaaatataatttctccATCCAAGACAGAG TCTGCAAGTCCTGAAGATACTGAAAAAAAACGTACTAATTACCAGGCTTATCGAAGCTACCTGAATCGAGAGGGTCCTAAAGCTCTAGGCTCTAAGGAGATTCCAAAA GGAGCTGAAAATTGCCTGGAAGGCCTAACATTTGTAATTACAGGAGTCCTGGAATCTATTGAACGAGATGAAGCCAAGTCTCTAATTGAGCGGTATGGGGGAAAAGTAACTGGAAATGTCAGCAAAAAAACAAGTTACCTTGTTATGGGACGTGATAGTGGACAATCCAAAAGTGATAAG GCTTTGGCTTTGGGAACAAAAATTATTGATGAAGATGGCCTATTGGATCTCATTCGAACTCTGCCTGGCAAGAAGTCCAAATATGAAATAGCAGTTGAAGCTGAG gtaaagaaggaaaaatcaaaattggagaaaacgCCACAAAAAActgatcaaggaaaaagaaaaactagccCAAATAAGAAGGACTCTGAATCTAAAAGGAACAAATTAACTCCCCAAAAAGTCAGTTCTATGAACTCATTCAAAACAGAAACCAGTGAATTTCAAAAGGGCCTGGACTTCAAGCAGGTGGCTGGGGAGAAGAATGTCTTAAAACCAGAGAAATATGTTGCCGACCAAAGCAAAGACAAAGCTGAGGGTTTGCTTTGGGTGGATAAATATAAGCCCACCTCTCTTAAGACCATAATTGGACAACAAGGTGACCAGAGTTGTGCTAACAAACTCTTACGATGGCTCCGCAACTGGCCCAAGAACATGTCTGAAGATAAGAAACATG TTAAAGTTAGTAAATTTGGTGGCAAAGATGATGGTTCCAGTTTTAAAGCAGCCCTGCTCTCAGGTCCTCCAGGAGTTGGCAAAACCACTACTGCTTCTCTGGTGTGTGAG GAATTGGGTTATAGTTATGTGGAACTGAATGCAAGTGACACCCGGAGTAAAAGCAGTTTGAAAGAAATTGTTGCTGAGTCACTGAATAACACTAGCATCAAAGACTTCTGTTCAA GTGCAGCTCATTCAGGAGGCACAAAACATGCTCTGATAATGGATGAAGTAGATGGAATGGCAGGCACTGAAGATAGAGGAGGAATTCAG GAACTAATTGGCCTGATCAAACACACAAAAATACCTATTATTTGTATGTGTAATGATCGAAACCATCCAAAGATACGTTCTTTAGTTCATTATTGCTTTGATCTTCGATTTCAAAGACCTCGGATTGAACAGATTAAG GGTGCTATGATGTCTGTTGCATTTAAAGAGGGTTTAAAGATCCCTCCTCCAGcaatgaatgaaataatcttGGCAGCAAATCATGATATTCGACAG GTTTTACATAATCTTAGTATGTGGTGTGCAGAAAATAAAGCCCTAACCTATGACCAAGCTAAAACTGATTCCAGCAGGGCTAAAAAAGATATCAAACTG GGCCCATTTGATGTTGCCCGGAAAGTGTTTGCTGCTGGGGAAGAGACTGCTCATATGTCACTTGTGGACAAATCTGATCTCTTCTTCCATGATTACTccatagcacctctttttgtccAGGAAAACTACTTACATGTAAAACCTGCTGCTGCAGG AGGGGACATGAAAAAACACTTGATGCTTTTGAGCAGAGCAGCAGATAGTATATGTGATGGTGACTTAGTAGATCGACAGATTCGGAGTAAACAAAACTGGAACCTTCTGCCAACACAG GCCATTTATTCTAGTGTTCTTCCTGGAGAGTTGATGAGAGGTTACATGACccagtttccttctttcccaaGTTGGTTGGGAAAATTCTCATCTACAGGCAAACATGATCGCATTGTTCAAGAATTAGCATTACACATGAGTCTTGA AACTCACTCTAGCAAAAGAACTGTCAACCTGGATTACCTTTCACACATGCGGGATGCACTTGTTCTTCCTTTGACAATGCATGGAACAGAAGGTGTACAGAATGTTGTTGACCTCATGGATACATATCATCTCATGAGAGAAGACTTTGAAAATATCATGGAAATAAGTATTTGGGGAGGCAAACCGAGTTCCTTTTCTAAATTGGATCCCAAG GTGAAGGCAGCCTTCACACGAGGCTACAATAAAGAGGTACACCTCACACCATATTCAATTCAAGTAACAAAGATGTCTAAACAAATTGGAATCCCATCTTTGAGTTCAGAATATAATGATGAGTTAAATGAAGACGAATCCCAGTCTGATGAAAAGGACCAAGACGGTATTGAAACTGATGCGATGATTAAg AAAAGGACACAATCTTCAAAGGCttcaaaactggaaaaagagacagaaaacaaaaaagcaaagggGAAAAGTTCAAAAAAAACCCAAGTAAATTGA
- the RFC1 gene encoding replication factor C subunit 1 isoform X1, translating to MDIRKFFGVVPSGKKHVNETVKKSENTKTVEGPSKTKKGTKEIKVKNSSKEDDVKQKRANKKKRIIYDSDSEPEETVQVKNVQNQSEKLLMSSKPQKIPRQDPVTYVSETDEEDEFIHKKSHKPKENGLSSSSHTGISNVKRESGKKPLIKNKPLSPIKLTPTSVLDYFGTGSVQRSGKKLVASKRREPSQNTNDSRLTDEAIAEQLQIEENSELERQLHEDEEFARTLAMLDEEPKNKKARRNSEEGETFSTDRITSSKSEKHKVKTSNLSYESKNYNLNKQTKSEDSRGSQPHSKSSPHKVPHKTEEEPSALKVSSKLALLKKREESSYKKGESTESGKKENEVVVKEEKKSPKKNIISPSKTESASPEDTEKKRTNYQAYRSYLNREGPKALGSKEIPKGAENCLEGLTFVITGVLESIERDEAKSLIERYGGKVTGNVSKKTSYLVMGRDSGQSKSDKALALGTKIIDEDGLLDLIRTLPGKKSKYEIAVEAEVKKEKSKLEKTPQKTDQGKRKTSPNKKDSESKRNKLTPQKVSSMNSFKTETSEFQKGLDFKQVAGEKNVLKPEKYVADQSKDKAEGLLWVDKYKPTSLKTIIGQQGDQSCANKLLRWLRNWPKNMSEDKKHVKVSKFGGKDDGSSFKAALLSGPPGVGKTTTASLVCEELGYSYVELNASDTRSKSSLKEIVAESLNNTSIKDFCSSAAHSGGTKHALIMDEVDGMAGTEDRGGIQELIGLIKHTKIPIICMCNDRNHPKIRSLVHYCFDLRFQRPRIEQIKGAMMSVAFKEGLKIPPPAMNEIILAANHDIRQVLHNLSMWCAENKALTYDQAKTDSSRAKKDIKLGPFDVARKVFAAGEETAHMSLVDKSDLFFHDYSIAPLFVQENYLHVKPAAAGGDMKKHLMLLSRAADSICDGDLVDRQIRSKQNWNLLPTQAIYSSVLPGELMRGYMTQFPSFPSWLGKFSSTGKHDRIVQELALHMSLETHSSKRTVNLDYLSHMRDALVLPLTMHGTEGVQNVVDLMDTYHLMREDFENIMEISIWGGKPSSFSKLDPKVKAAFTRGYNKEVHLTPYSIQVTKMSKQIGIPSLSSEYNDELNEDESQSDEKDQDGIETDAMIKQKRTQSSKASKLEKETENKKAKGKSSKKTQVN from the exons ATGAAGAAGATGAATTTATTCATAAGAAATCTCATAAGCCAAAAGAAAATGGATTATCTTCAAGTAGTCACACTGGAATATCAAATGTGAAGAGAGAGAGTGGGAAAAAACCTTTGATTAAGAATAAGCCATTATCGCCTATCAAACTTACACCCACATCAGTGCTTGATTACTTTGGAACTGGAAGTGTTCAAAGATCAGGGAAGAAGCTAGTTGCAAGCAAAAGAAGAGAA CCTTCACAAAATACAAATGATTCCAGATTAACTGATGAAGCTATTGCTGAGCAACTACAAATTGAAGAGAATTCAGAG cttgagaGGCAACTGCATGAGGATGAAGAATTTGCCAGAACATTGGCAATGTTGGATGAAGAACCCAAGAACAAAAAG GCCCGAAGGAAttcagaagagggagagacaTTTTCAACTGACCGAATTACTTCAAGCAAATCAGAAAAACATAAAG TAAAAACATCAAATTTATCATATGAGAGCAAGAACTACAATTTGAACAAGCAAACTAAAAGTGAAGATTCAAGAGGTTCTCAACCACATTCAAAGTCATCACCTCATAAAGTACCTCACAAAACAGAGGAAGAACCCTCAGCGTTGAAAGTTAGCTCTAAGCTGGCACtcttgaaaaaaagagaagagagtagtTACAAAAAAGGGGAATCCACAgagtcaggaaaaaaagaaaatgaagttgtagttaaagaagagaaaaaatctcctaagaaaaatataatttctccATCCAAGACAGAG TCTGCAAGTCCTGAAGATACTGAAAAAAAACGTACTAATTACCAGGCTTATCGAAGCTACCTGAATCGAGAGGGTCCTAAAGCTCTAGGCTCTAAGGAGATTCCAAAA GGAGCTGAAAATTGCCTGGAAGGCCTAACATTTGTAATTACAGGAGTCCTGGAATCTATTGAACGAGATGAAGCCAAGTCTCTAATTGAGCGGTATGGGGGAAAAGTAACTGGAAATGTCAGCAAAAAAACAAGTTACCTTGTTATGGGACGTGATAGTGGACAATCCAAAAGTGATAAG GCTTTGGCTTTGGGAACAAAAATTATTGATGAAGATGGCCTATTGGATCTCATTCGAACTCTGCCTGGCAAGAAGTCCAAATATGAAATAGCAGTTGAAGCTGAG gtaaagaaggaaaaatcaaaattggagaaaacgCCACAAAAAActgatcaaggaaaaagaaaaactagccCAAATAAGAAGGACTCTGAATCTAAAAGGAACAAATTAACTCCCCAAAAAGTCAGTTCTATGAACTCATTCAAAACAGAAACCAGTGAATTTCAAAAGGGCCTGGACTTCAAGCAGGTGGCTGGGGAGAAGAATGTCTTAAAACCAGAGAAATATGTTGCCGACCAAAGCAAAGACAAAGCTGAGGGTTTGCTTTGGGTGGATAAATATAAGCCCACCTCTCTTAAGACCATAATTGGACAACAAGGTGACCAGAGTTGTGCTAACAAACTCTTACGATGGCTCCGCAACTGGCCCAAGAACATGTCTGAAGATAAGAAACATG TTAAAGTTAGTAAATTTGGTGGCAAAGATGATGGTTCCAGTTTTAAAGCAGCCCTGCTCTCAGGTCCTCCAGGAGTTGGCAAAACCACTACTGCTTCTCTGGTGTGTGAG GAATTGGGTTATAGTTATGTGGAACTGAATGCAAGTGACACCCGGAGTAAAAGCAGTTTGAAAGAAATTGTTGCTGAGTCACTGAATAACACTAGCATCAAAGACTTCTGTTCAA GTGCAGCTCATTCAGGAGGCACAAAACATGCTCTGATAATGGATGAAGTAGATGGAATGGCAGGCACTGAAGATAGAGGAGGAATTCAG GAACTAATTGGCCTGATCAAACACACAAAAATACCTATTATTTGTATGTGTAATGATCGAAACCATCCAAAGATACGTTCTTTAGTTCATTATTGCTTTGATCTTCGATTTCAAAGACCTCGGATTGAACAGATTAAG GGTGCTATGATGTCTGTTGCATTTAAAGAGGGTTTAAAGATCCCTCCTCCAGcaatgaatgaaataatcttGGCAGCAAATCATGATATTCGACAG GTTTTACATAATCTTAGTATGTGGTGTGCAGAAAATAAAGCCCTAACCTATGACCAAGCTAAAACTGATTCCAGCAGGGCTAAAAAAGATATCAAACTG GGCCCATTTGATGTTGCCCGGAAAGTGTTTGCTGCTGGGGAAGAGACTGCTCATATGTCACTTGTGGACAAATCTGATCTCTTCTTCCATGATTACTccatagcacctctttttgtccAGGAAAACTACTTACATGTAAAACCTGCTGCTGCAGG AGGGGACATGAAAAAACACTTGATGCTTTTGAGCAGAGCAGCAGATAGTATATGTGATGGTGACTTAGTAGATCGACAGATTCGGAGTAAACAAAACTGGAACCTTCTGCCAACACAG GCCATTTATTCTAGTGTTCTTCCTGGAGAGTTGATGAGAGGTTACATGACccagtttccttctttcccaaGTTGGTTGGGAAAATTCTCATCTACAGGCAAACATGATCGCATTGTTCAAGAATTAGCATTACACATGAGTCTTGA AACTCACTCTAGCAAAAGAACTGTCAACCTGGATTACCTTTCACACATGCGGGATGCACTTGTTCTTCCTTTGACAATGCATGGAACAGAAGGTGTACAGAATGTTGTTGACCTCATGGATACATATCATCTCATGAGAGAAGACTTTGAAAATATCATGGAAATAAGTATTTGGGGAGGCAAACCGAGTTCCTTTTCTAAATTGGATCCCAAG GTGAAGGCAGCCTTCACACGAGGCTACAATAAAGAGGTACACCTCACACCATATTCAATTCAAGTAACAAAGATGTCTAAACAAATTGGAATCCCATCTTTGAGTTCAGAATATAATGATGAGTTAAATGAAGACGAATCCCAGTCTGATGAAAAGGACCAAGACGGTATTGAAACTGATGCGATGATTAAg CAGAAAAGGACACAATCTTCAAAGGCttcaaaactggaaaaagagacagaaaacaaaaaagcaaagggGAAAAGTTCAAAAAAAACCCAAGTAAATTGA